The following proteins come from a genomic window of Yinghuangia sp. ASG 101:
- a CDS encoding FMN-dependent NADH-azoreductase, with protein sequence MTGLLHLDSAADRSGGSVSRRLTALFARTWRSVHGASGYRYRDLVADPVPPLDSGYCALGRRLERRGLVPPSAVADAAVGPDEAAQWAATLPLIEELLAADTVLIGAPMYNFSVPAALKAWIDRVGFPGAFVDPDTGRSLLRATRLVVVATRGGAYGPGTPREAWDFQIPWLRAFFGDRGVTAEHMHFVTAEMTMAELVPHLERFRPLAEDSLEAARAAVVALASARAEDEPGVRVDAPGR encoded by the coding sequence ATGACCGGATTGCTTCATCTCGATTCCGCTGCCGACCGGTCGGGCGGTTCGGTCAGCCGGCGGCTGACCGCGTTGTTCGCGCGGACGTGGCGGTCGGTGCACGGCGCCTCCGGCTACCGGTACCGCGACCTGGTCGCGGATCCGGTGCCGCCGCTGGACAGCGGCTACTGCGCGCTCGGCCGGCGGCTGGAGCGCCGGGGCCTCGTCCCGCCGTCGGCGGTGGCCGACGCGGCGGTCGGCCCCGACGAGGCCGCGCAGTGGGCGGCCACGCTTCCGCTGATCGAGGAACTGCTCGCCGCGGATACGGTGCTCATCGGGGCGCCGATGTACAACTTCTCGGTGCCCGCGGCCCTGAAGGCGTGGATCGACCGGGTGGGTTTTCCGGGCGCGTTCGTCGATCCGGACACCGGTCGGAGCCTGCTGCGCGCCACGCGGCTGGTCGTGGTCGCGACGCGCGGGGGTGCGTACGGGCCCGGTACGCCGCGCGAGGCGTGGGACTTCCAAATCCCGTGGCTCCGGGCGTTCTTCGGGGACCGCGGGGTGACGGCGGAGCACATGCACTTCGTCACCGCGGAGATGACGATGGCCGAACTCGTGCCGCATCTGGAGCGGTTCCGGCCGCTGGCGGAGGACTCGCTGGAGGCGGCGCGGGCCGCCGTGGTCGCGCTGGCCTCGGCGCGGGCGGAGGACGAGCCGGGGGTCCGGGTGGACGCGCCGGGGCGGTGA
- a CDS encoding Asp23/Gls24 family envelope stress response protein has product MAETKTDTGTTRGASPAASGGAEVAVADEAFALDTVAPLAVAAERGHTRIADGVVAKIAGLAARDTAGVHALGRGTARAFGAVRERIPGAKPNVAQGVSVEVGTRQCAVDVALVVDYGVPIAELAAEVRDNIITALEGMTGLEVVAVDIAVDDIHIGDDRDERRVE; this is encoded by the coding sequence ATGGCCGAGACCAAGACGGACACCGGGACGACGCGTGGCGCTTCCCCCGCCGCGTCAGGGGGTGCGGAGGTCGCCGTCGCGGACGAGGCGTTCGCGCTCGACACCGTCGCGCCGCTCGCGGTGGCGGCGGAGCGCGGCCACACGCGCATCGCCGATGGTGTCGTCGCCAAGATCGCCGGCCTCGCGGCGCGCGACACGGCCGGTGTGCACGCGCTCGGCCGGGGGACGGCACGCGCGTTCGGCGCGGTCCGCGAGCGCATCCCGGGGGCGAAGCCCAATGTGGCGCAGGGGGTGAGCGTCGAGGTGGGGACGCGGCAGTGCGCCGTCGACGTGGCCTTGGTGGTCGACTACGGCGTCCCGATCGCGGAACTCGCGGCCGAGGTGCGCGACAACATCATCACCGCGCTGGAGGGCATGACCGGCCTGGAGGTCGTGGCGGTCGACATCGCGGTCGACGACATCCACATCGGCGACGACCGTGACGAGCGCCGCGTCGAATAG
- a CDS encoding glutathione peroxidase: MGVHDFEITGADGAKRSLRDYDGKVLLIVNVASKCGLTPQYEGLEALNQATKDRGVQVLGFPCNQFAGQEPGTNEEIQDFCSTSYGVTFPVLAKIDVNGPDADPLFVHLRGEAPGDFGPDNGFLFEHVRKTRPEAIGTDEVKWNFTKFLVGRDGAVLRRYEPTVTPDEIRADLEELLA, translated from the coding sequence GTGGGTGTCCACGACTTCGAGATCACCGGCGCCGACGGCGCCAAGCGTTCGCTGCGCGACTACGACGGCAAGGTGCTGCTCATCGTCAATGTCGCCAGCAAGTGCGGGCTGACGCCGCAGTACGAGGGCCTGGAGGCGCTGAACCAGGCGACGAAGGACCGCGGCGTGCAGGTTCTCGGGTTCCCCTGCAACCAGTTCGCGGGGCAGGAGCCGGGGACGAACGAGGAGATCCAGGACTTCTGCTCGACGTCGTACGGCGTGACCTTCCCCGTCCTGGCCAAGATCGACGTCAACGGCCCGGACGCGGACCCGCTGTTCGTGCACCTGCGCGGCGAGGCCCCGGGCGACTTCGGACCGGACAACGGCTTCCTGTTCGAGCACGTGCGGAAGACCCGCCCCGAGGCCATCGGCACCGACGAAGTGAAGTGGAACTTCACGAAGTTCCTCGTCGGCCGCGACGGCGCCGTGCTGCGGCGCTACGAGCCGACCGTCACGCCGGACGAAATCCGTGCGGACCTGGAGGAGTTGCTGGCCTGA
- a CDS encoding AAA family ATPase, which yields MRDGTGFAARGASLRPGGLHDLRTGPMPSVLRYGASDLLVVTGLPGAGKSTLMARCAHAPLVDSQHVREKYQERLPSWLPYPAFRPLVRGTHYLGLVGAMRAGGPLVIHDCGTVPAVRSWVVRAARRQNRGLHLLFIDADPVDARAGQLARGRALPVRQFDRHRVVAQRTRERLSGASGPPPGWSSAVLVSRAGARYVEAITFGTAPRVSAGPPK from the coding sequence GTGCGCGACGGTACGGGATTCGCCGCACGCGGTGCGTCGCTGCGACCGGGCGGCCTGCACGACCTGCGCACGGGGCCGATGCCCTCGGTGCTGCGGTACGGGGCGTCCGACCTGCTGGTGGTCACGGGTCTTCCGGGGGCGGGCAAGAGCACGCTGATGGCCCGTTGCGCGCACGCGCCGCTGGTCGACTCGCAGCATGTGCGCGAGAAGTACCAGGAACGGCTGCCCTCGTGGCTGCCGTATCCGGCGTTCCGGCCGCTGGTCCGGGGCACGCATTACCTGGGCCTGGTCGGCGCGATGCGCGCGGGCGGGCCGCTGGTGATCCACGACTGCGGAACCGTTCCGGCGGTGCGCTCGTGGGTCGTGCGCGCGGCGCGGCGCCAGAACCGGGGCTTACACCTGTTGTTCATCGACGCGGACCCGGTCGACGCGCGCGCCGGGCAGCTCGCGCGCGGACGTGCGTTACCCGTCCGGCAGTTCGACCGGCACCGCGTCGTCGCGCAGCGGACCCGGGAGCGCCTGTCCGGGGCGTCCGGGCCGCCGCCGGGCTGGAGTTCGGCCGTGCTGGTCAGCCGCGCGGGCGCGCGGTACGTGGAGGCCATCACGTTCGGTACGGCACCGCGGGTTTCCGCCGGGCCGCCGAAGTGA
- a CDS encoding DUF5954 family protein: MSDDARELPDHPLSVRVTLPGHPVAAAQEADAVDAARHFGHFVIRGPVFGLGARHAGERGWRVLTPITDGCAQETRDGLNSRLWFRAKDGTDDPAERRELLAAVARLETERVDDLSVLGVRYRVVRGDEFAYLDDDGLERPRPTDPEPADASWSFDAEGPGLDTGFVIDHAAPITPMQGAERAAMRTLHYRASSYPDDVRADSGRALTTHPGVILLPPAFCVVEETDHGWEPVGPLKATPHCARRTLDYLLTEAWPKMRGTTGAALDRHREAAARFRAAGRSNRLDIDDHRYRIARISRLVRVGPDGPESPRPSDYDAYPPMKMHPTMDEYGTITYNDEDDDDEHPRD; the protein is encoded by the coding sequence ATGTCCGATGACGCTCGGGAACTTCCGGACCATCCTTTGTCGGTCCGTGTCACGCTGCCAGGGCATCCGGTGGCGGCTGCGCAGGAGGCGGACGCGGTCGACGCCGCCCGCCACTTCGGGCACTTCGTGATCCGCGGACCGGTGTTCGGGCTCGGTGCCCGGCACGCCGGCGAGCGCGGGTGGCGGGTGCTGACACCGATCACCGACGGCTGCGCGCAGGAGACCCGCGACGGCCTCAACTCGCGCCTGTGGTTCCGGGCCAAGGACGGCACCGACGACCCCGCCGAACGCCGGGAGTTGCTGGCCGCGGTCGCGCGCCTGGAGACGGAGCGCGTCGACGACCTGTCCGTGCTGGGTGTGCGGTACCGGGTCGTGCGTGGCGACGAGTTCGCGTACCTGGACGACGACGGGCTCGAACGGCCGCGCCCGACGGATCCCGAACCGGCGGACGCGTCCTGGTCGTTCGACGCCGAGGGTCCCGGCCTCGACACGGGGTTCGTGATCGACCACGCCGCGCCGATCACCCCGATGCAGGGCGCCGAGCGCGCGGCGATGCGCACGCTGCACTACCGCGCGTCGAGCTACCCCGACGACGTACGCGCCGATTCCGGGCGCGCGCTGACGACGCACCCCGGCGTGATCCTGCTGCCGCCGGCGTTCTGCGTCGTGGAGGAGACCGACCACGGGTGGGAGCCGGTCGGGCCGCTCAAGGCCACGCCGCACTGCGCGCGGCGCACGCTGGACTACCTGCTGACCGAGGCGTGGCCGAAGATGCGCGGGACCACCGGTGCCGCACTCGACCGCCACCGGGAGGCCGCCGCCCGGTTCCGGGCCGCCGGGCGGTCGAACCGCCTCGATATCGACGACCACCGGTACCGCATCGCCCGCATCAGCCGCCTGGTGCGCGTGGGTCCCGACGGCCCCGAATCCCCGAGGCCGTCCGACTACGACGCGTATCCGCCCATGAAAATGCACCCGACCATGGACGAATACGGCACGATCACCTATAACGACGAGGACGACGACGATGAGCACCCCCGGGATTGA
- a CDS encoding glycosyltransferase family 2 protein, giving the protein MTRGTGLSDDTSTAILLRRDIVATAELRAIAPPVPALDPPRPDDVRDTATPVPARRGGRHAPRKAEPFRLKTKRRRRRSLAEVDVADMRITALVPAHNEEDQIGDTIDSLLAQIRPPERIIVIADNCSDRTVEIAHAKGVEVYETVENKHKKAGGLNQVLDRILPTLGPRDAVLVMDADSTLGPEFLSHGLERLATGLWGGVGGTFTGKPGGGFVGMLQRNEYARYVRDVQRLQGKALVLTGTATLFRAIALQEVVEARRTRELPGQPQVYDTRVLTEDNELTLAILHLGLRIICPPKCTLETEVMLTWRDLFNQRLRWKRGALENLSDYGWTRVTRGYWGRQLLSLIGLLVIIIYLSSLLVAFVTTGRVNVQPVWMIVTAIFSLERAITVRSRGPLQMFLGATIVVEMAFDLFLQAAQAKAFWDAMRKKERKW; this is encoded by the coding sequence GTGACCCGCGGCACCGGTCTGTCCGACGACACGTCGACGGCCATCCTGCTCCGGCGCGACATCGTGGCCACCGCCGAACTCAGGGCCATCGCTCCCCCGGTACCGGCACTCGACCCGCCGCGCCCCGACGACGTCCGCGACACCGCGACGCCGGTCCCCGCCCGTCGCGGCGGGCGGCACGCGCCGCGCAAGGCCGAGCCGTTCCGGCTCAAGACCAAGCGGCGGCGCCGTCGTTCGCTGGCCGAGGTCGACGTCGCCGACATGCGCATCACCGCGCTCGTCCCGGCGCACAACGAAGAGGACCAGATAGGCGACACGATCGACTCGCTGCTGGCGCAGATACGCCCGCCCGAGCGCATCATCGTGATCGCCGACAACTGCTCGGACCGGACCGTCGAGATCGCCCACGCCAAGGGCGTCGAGGTGTACGAGACGGTCGAGAACAAGCACAAGAAGGCCGGCGGTCTCAACCAGGTCCTCGACCGGATCCTGCCGACGCTCGGGCCGCGCGACGCCGTGCTGGTGATGGACGCCGACTCCACGCTCGGCCCGGAATTCCTCAGCCACGGCCTGGAACGCCTCGCGACCGGCCTGTGGGGCGGCGTCGGAGGTACCTTCACGGGCAAGCCGGGCGGCGGGTTCGTCGGCATGCTGCAGCGCAACGAATACGCCCGGTACGTCCGGGACGTACAGCGCCTCCAGGGCAAGGCACTCGTCCTCACCGGTACCGCGACGCTCTTCCGGGCCATCGCCCTGCAGGAGGTCGTCGAGGCGCGGCGCACCCGCGAACTGCCCGGCCAACCGCAGGTGTACGACACGCGCGTCCTGACCGAGGACAACGAACTCACCCTCGCCATCCTGCACTTGGGGCTGCGGATCATCTGCCCGCCCAAGTGCACGCTGGAGACGGAGGTGATGCTCACCTGGCGCGACCTGTTCAACCAGCGGCTGCGGTGGAAGCGCGGCGCGCTGGAGAACCTCTCCGACTACGGCTGGACGCGCGTGACGCGCGGCTACTGGGGACGCCAACTGCTGTCCCTGATCGGCCTGTTGGTCATCATCATCTACCTGTCGTCGCTGCTGGTCGCGTTCGTCACGACCGGACGCGTCAACGTGCAGCCGGTGTGGATGATCGTGACCGCGATCTTCTCCCTCGAGCGGGCGATCACCGTGCGCAGCCGCGGCCCGCTCCAAATGTTTCTCGGCGCCACCATCGTCGTCGAGATGGCCTTCGACCTGTTCCTGCAAGCGGCCCAGGCGAAGGCGTTCTGGGATGCCATGCGCAAGAAAGAAAGGAAGTGGTGA
- a CDS encoding polysaccharide deacetylase family protein yields MSPTSRRSRPATRLPRRRTARRFTAQLLAIAAAVGLLAAGPAAPRAAAAPEPCANGYVAITFDDGPSAMTPDYVQALYDAGWVRATFFLTGAHALDHPQYVDLLAQNGHWIGNHSYSHPFLDDLGEPDAFNELLGTNQILLAQTGTAPTLFRPPYGRTNAAIRQDATTLGMTEVLWTTDSFDYNGITTQEIVDNALQVPSGGIILLHEGYATTLAAIPRIVDGLAERGLCAGKVVPSATPVEAWPGTTYYAVAGHW; encoded by the coding sequence ATGTCACCCACCAGCCGCCGCTCCCGGCCGGCCACCCGGCTCCCGCGCCGCCGCACCGCGCGCCGTTTCACCGCTCAACTGCTGGCGATCGCCGCGGCCGTCGGGCTGCTGGCCGCCGGCCCGGCCGCACCGCGGGCCGCGGCGGCTCCCGAGCCGTGCGCCAACGGCTACGTCGCGATCACGTTCGACGACGGGCCGAGTGCGATGACGCCCGACTACGTGCAGGCCCTGTACGACGCGGGCTGGGTCCGTGCCACGTTCTTCCTCACCGGCGCACACGCGCTGGACCACCCGCAGTATGTGGACCTGTTGGCGCAGAACGGCCACTGGATCGGGAACCACAGCTACTCGCACCCGTTCCTCGACGACCTGGGCGAGCCCGACGCGTTCAACGAACTCCTGGGCACCAACCAGATCCTGCTGGCGCAGACCGGCACCGCGCCGACGCTGTTCCGCCCGCCGTACGGCCGCACCAACGCGGCCATCCGCCAGGACGCCACCACGCTGGGCATGACCGAAGTGCTGTGGACGACCGACTCGTTCGACTACAACGGCATCACGACGCAGGAGATCGTCGACAACGCGCTCCAGGTGCCGTCGGGCGGCATCATCCTGCTGCACGAGGGCTACGCGACGACCCTCGCGGCGATCCCGCGGATCGTGGACGGTCTGGCCGAGCGCGGCCTGTGCGCGGGGAAGGTCGTCCCGTCCGCCACCCCCGTGGAGGCGTGGCCCGGGACGACGTACTACGCGGTCGCCGGGCACTGGTAG
- a CDS encoding TauD/TfdA dioxygenase family protein codes for MAITFTPVSPEIGGEASGLTGSDLVTPQAAADVRAALDRYGVLILREVNISDADLVTLSRLLGSVVVPPRGGTDDHPEVQKISLDPAKSELATYQQGTFYWHMDGANDAIPQFATLLVARQVSDEGGDTEFANMYAAYAALPEEEREELARRRVVHSLAATQILVYPNPTEKQREAWTRVPSREHPMVWTRGNGRRSLLAGATADHVVGLPEDESRALLDRLLEWSTQPRFTLRHHWTPGDLVIWDNTGMLHRALPYQPTSPRLMHRTTLVGEEAVA; via the coding sequence ATGGCCATCACCTTCACCCCCGTCAGCCCCGAAATCGGCGGCGAGGCAAGCGGACTGACCGGCAGCGACCTCGTCACGCCGCAGGCCGCCGCCGACGTGCGCGCCGCGCTGGACCGGTACGGCGTGCTGATCCTCCGCGAAGTGAACATCTCCGACGCGGACCTGGTCACCCTCAGCCGCCTGCTCGGCAGCGTCGTCGTCCCGCCCCGGGGCGGCACCGACGACCACCCCGAGGTCCAGAAGATCAGCCTCGACCCCGCCAAGAGCGAGCTGGCGACCTACCAACAGGGCACGTTCTACTGGCACATGGACGGTGCCAACGACGCGATCCCGCAGTTCGCCACGCTTCTGGTGGCCCGTCAGGTCTCCGACGAGGGCGGCGACACCGAGTTCGCCAACATGTACGCCGCGTACGCCGCGCTGCCCGAGGAGGAGCGCGAGGAACTGGCCCGCCGGCGGGTCGTGCACAGCCTCGCCGCCACCCAGATCCTCGTCTACCCCAACCCCACGGAGAAGCAGCGCGAGGCGTGGACGCGCGTCCCGTCCCGCGAGCACCCCATGGTGTGGACGCGCGGCAACGGCCGCCGGTCGCTGCTCGCCGGCGCCACGGCCGACCACGTGGTCGGCCTGCCCGAGGACGAGAGCCGCGCGCTGCTGGACCGGCTCCTGGAGTGGTCGACGCAGCCCCGCTTCACGCTGCGCCACCACTGGACGCCCGGCGACCTGGTCATCTGGGACAACACCGGCATGCTGCACCGCGCCCTGCCGTACCAGCCGACCTCGCCGCGCCTGATGCACCGCACGACCCTGGTCGGGGAGGAGGCGGTCGCCTGA
- a CDS encoding carboxymuconolactone decarboxylase family protein: MTRIDPIPVREWPTEMRGALAAMVPPEPRYATPPTKDRPKGLNVLGIYAHHPVLARAFFTFNGHIMMATSLTLRQRELIVLRVATLRNCAYEWAQHVVMGRDIGLTDEEITRVAEGPDADGWDAADSALLRAMDDLVRDGRISDASWKVLSGEFDTRQLMDLIFTAGAYETLAWLIRSFDVQLDADLADVSPKPDHMTP, from the coding sequence ATGACACGCATCGACCCCATCCCCGTCCGCGAATGGCCGACGGAGATGCGCGGAGCGCTGGCGGCCATGGTGCCGCCGGAGCCGCGCTACGCGACGCCGCCGACCAAGGACCGCCCGAAGGGCCTCAACGTCCTCGGGATCTACGCGCACCACCCGGTGCTCGCCCGCGCGTTCTTCACGTTCAACGGCCACATCATGATGGCCACCTCGCTGACGCTGCGTCAGCGGGAGCTGATCGTGCTGCGCGTCGCCACGCTGCGCAACTGCGCGTACGAATGGGCGCAGCACGTCGTCATGGGCCGCGACATCGGCCTGACCGACGAGGAGATCACGCGCGTCGCCGAGGGTCCGGACGCGGACGGGTGGGACGCGGCCGACAGCGCGCTGCTGCGCGCGATGGACGACCTCGTGCGCGACGGCCGCATCTCCGACGCCAGTTGGAAGGTCCTGTCCGGCGAGTTCGACACCCGGCAGCTGATGGACCTCATCTTCACCGCAGGCGCGTACGAGACGCTCGCGTGGCTGATCCGCTCCTTCGACGTCCAACTCGACGCCGACCTGGCCGACGTCTCGCCGAAGCCCGACCACATGACCCCGTGA
- a CDS encoding TetR/AcrR family transcriptional regulator, which yields MSGTPSAKAGESNARAALLDATARLMAEEGYAAVSTRKVAAKAGVNHALVYYYFRTMDELFLAVFRRGAEANLRRLERARASDHPLQAMWAVVTDPKGAALTQEFIALANHRDSVRTELAMYAQRFRRMQVEMIEDFVKVRGVDTGGLSPTALTILMGGLPRILAMDDVLGLTEGHDEVLALVELYLRRFDGPLTADGPAADGTASDDETAPDAAASA from the coding sequence ATGAGCGGCACCCCGTCGGCCAAGGCCGGCGAATCCAACGCGCGCGCGGCGCTGCTCGACGCCACGGCGCGGCTGATGGCCGAGGAGGGGTACGCCGCGGTCAGCACGCGCAAGGTGGCCGCGAAGGCGGGTGTGAACCACGCGCTCGTCTACTACTACTTCCGCACGATGGACGAGTTGTTCCTGGCCGTCTTCCGGCGCGGTGCCGAGGCGAACCTGCGGCGCCTGGAGCGCGCGCGGGCGAGCGACCACCCGCTGCAGGCGATGTGGGCGGTCGTCACGGACCCCAAAGGGGCCGCACTGACCCAGGAGTTCATCGCGCTCGCCAACCACCGCGACTCCGTGCGCACCGAACTCGCGATGTACGCCCAGCGGTTCCGGCGCATGCAGGTCGAGATGATCGAGGACTTCGTGAAGGTGCGCGGCGTCGACACCGGCGGCCTGTCGCCCACCGCGCTGACCATCCTGATGGGCGGCCTGCCGCGCATCCTGGCGATGGACGACGTCCTGGGGCTCACCGAGGGGCACGACGAGGTGCTGGCGCTCGTCGAGCTGTATCTGCGGCGCTTCGACGGACCGCTGACGGCGGACGGGCCGGCGGCGGACGGGACGGCGTCGGACGACGAGACCGCTCCGGACGCGGCGGCATCGGCCTGA
- a CDS encoding acyl-CoA dehydrogenase family protein, with the protein MQLNFDAEIEEFRAEFAAFLDANLPPEAEAAERSRSSAHIPEWARRWQRLLFDEGWLLPGNPPEFGGRNAGVLEQFVHREELARRGIYHSFNPQGLGIVAASLISFGTDEQKHRWAVPVLRAEITASMGMSEPGAGSDLAGLRTRATLDGDHFVVNGQKVWTSGAHDADIILTFVRTDPDAPKHKGISVIVIPTDTPGITRRPFGSLHSADDLDFNEVFFDDVRVPAENLIGTLHDGWTVANGSLGHERTMMWLTFAKWLDLLTLQFEPTSEVEKQRYATLCMDAQALRLLGSASLARAARGEMDTASVSVLKLFGAEAIQAGAEAALARRGTEGLLHPAMTGPYNHMNLEDFWASWFDRYAMTFGSTIAGGTSEIQRTIIAERVLGLPRR; encoded by the coding sequence GTGCAGCTGAACTTTGACGCCGAAATCGAGGAATTCCGAGCGGAGTTCGCGGCGTTCCTGGACGCGAACCTGCCCCCCGAGGCGGAGGCCGCGGAACGGTCGCGGTCCAGCGCGCACATCCCCGAGTGGGCCCGGCGCTGGCAGCGTCTGCTGTTCGACGAGGGCTGGCTGCTGCCGGGCAACCCGCCCGAGTTCGGCGGACGCAACGCGGGCGTCCTGGAACAGTTCGTGCACCGCGAGGAACTGGCCCGGCGCGGGATCTACCACAGCTTCAACCCGCAGGGCCTCGGCATCGTCGCCGCGTCCCTGATCTCGTTCGGCACCGACGAGCAGAAGCACCGCTGGGCCGTGCCGGTCCTGCGCGCCGAGATCACCGCGTCGATGGGCATGAGCGAGCCCGGCGCCGGCTCCGACCTCGCGGGCCTGCGCACCCGAGCGACGCTGGACGGCGACCACTTCGTCGTCAACGGCCAGAAGGTCTGGACGTCGGGCGCCCACGACGCCGACATCATCCTCACGTTCGTGCGCACCGACCCCGACGCGCCCAAGCACAAGGGCATCAGCGTCATCGTGATCCCGACCGACACCCCCGGCATCACCCGCCGCCCGTTCGGCTCGCTGCACTCCGCCGACGACCTCGACTTCAACGAGGTCTTCTTCGACGACGTCCGCGTCCCCGCCGAGAACCTGATCGGCACGCTGCACGACGGCTGGACGGTCGCCAACGGCTCGCTCGGCCACGAACGCACCATGATGTGGCTCACGTTCGCCAAATGGCTCGACCTCCTCACGCTGCAGTTCGAACCCACCAGCGAGGTGGAGAAGCAGCGCTACGCGACGCTGTGCATGGACGCCCAGGCACTGCGCCTGCTCGGCTCCGCGTCGCTGGCGCGCGCCGCGCGGGGCGAGATGGACACCGCGTCGGTGTCCGTCCTCAAGCTGTTCGGCGCCGAGGCCATCCAGGCCGGCGCGGAGGCGGCACTCGCCCGGCGCGGCACGGAGGGCCTGCTGCACCCCGCGATGACCGGCCCGTACAACCACATGAACCTCGAGGACTTCTGGGCCAGTTGGTTCGACCGGTACGCGATGACGTTCGGCAGCACGATCGCCGGCGGAACCTCCGAGATCCAGCGCACGATCATCGCCGAGCGCGTCCTCGGACTGCCGAGGAGGTAG
- a CDS encoding PaaI family thioesterase, producing the protein MSVDSQERGARGHILTELGFTLTRVGDELHGQAAITPEIHVPGTAHLRTSVLVVWADIIAGHLAAHVIAPRVPVTLELDVHLFRPAPGSGLLRARGRTVKAGRSVFVAEIEFAAEDGEPVAVCGAAFMTQPDPSKRLPPKLSEDLPVTDVLSVPLADRAGCERREPGVAVLPRSEDGLNASGSVNGGLIALAVEEAVLSLVPGDTLSSLGLRYLAAVRVGPAVATARLRGGVAQVELRDAGTDNRLAAMATARTFGG; encoded by the coding sequence GTGAGTGTCGACAGCCAGGAGCGCGGCGCCCGCGGGCACATCCTGACCGAGCTGGGCTTCACCCTGACCCGCGTCGGCGACGAGTTGCACGGCCAGGCCGCGATCACGCCCGAGATCCACGTTCCCGGGACCGCGCACCTGCGGACGTCCGTGCTCGTCGTGTGGGCCGACATCATCGCGGGCCACCTGGCCGCCCACGTGATCGCGCCGCGCGTCCCCGTCACCCTCGAACTCGACGTGCACCTGTTCCGCCCGGCTCCCGGCTCCGGCCTGCTGCGGGCGCGGGGGAGGACGGTGAAGGCGGGCCGCTCGGTCTTCGTCGCCGAGATCGAGTTCGCCGCGGAGGACGGCGAGCCGGTCGCGGTCTGCGGCGCCGCGTTCATGACCCAGCCGGACCCGTCGAAACGGCTGCCGCCCAAGCTGAGCGAGGATCTGCCGGTGACGGACGTGCTGTCCGTACCGCTGGCGGACCGCGCCGGCTGCGAGCGCCGGGAGCCGGGCGTCGCGGTGCTGCCCCGGTCCGAGGACGGGCTCAACGCCTCCGGGTCGGTCAACGGCGGGCTCATCGCCCTGGCCGTCGAGGAGGCCGTGCTGTCGCTCGTGCCGGGGGACACCCTCAGCTCGCTCGGGCTGCGCTACCTCGCGGCGGTCCGGGTCGGCCCGGCCGTCGCGACCGCCCGCCTCCGCGGCGGGGTGGCCCAGGTCGAACTGCGCGACGCGGGCACCGACAACCGCCTCGCGGCCATGGCCACCGCGCGCACCTTCGGCGGCTGA
- a CDS encoding TetR/AcrR family transcriptional regulator, protein MTGGTTGRGARGPYARTAQRRRVIAGAVLDIVLEKGHGGVTTAEVARRSGSREATVMYHYPTRDHLLVAALEHAEEEDFERHLAGNDAEVLDLEGLRAYARAVPRRESIMRLYTALAGDATVPGHPAQEYFAGHYRAVTDKFADLIARRQAAGLAHPGLDPVEVARQVIAVWDGLQAQWLVDPAFDLGDHLVAAFRRLTAQNWMEARRTLLDPGTGL, encoded by the coding sequence ATGACAGGCGGCACGACCGGCAGAGGCGCGCGGGGGCCGTATGCCCGGACGGCGCAGCGGCGCCGGGTCATCGCGGGCGCGGTGCTGGACATCGTGCTGGAGAAGGGGCACGGCGGCGTCACCACCGCCGAGGTGGCGCGCCGGTCCGGGTCGCGCGAGGCGACGGTGATGTACCACTATCCGACGCGGGACCACCTGCTGGTCGCGGCGTTGGAGCACGCCGAAGAAGAGGACTTCGAGCGGCACTTGGCGGGGAACGACGCCGAAGTCCTCGACCTGGAGGGCCTGCGCGCGTACGCCCGGGCGGTTCCGCGTCGGGAGAGCATCATGCGCCTGTACACCGCGCTGGCGGGCGACGCGACGGTCCCCGGGCATCCGGCGCAGGAGTACTTCGCGGGCCATTACCGTGCCGTGACCGACAAGTTCGCCGACCTGATCGCGCGGCGCCAGGCCGCCGGCCTGGCCCACCCGGGGCTCGATCCCGTCGAGGTCGCACGTCAGGTGATCGCGGTGTGGGACGGCCTGCAGGCGCAGTGGCTCGTCGACCCGGCGTTCGACCTCGGCGACCACCTGGTGGCGGCGTTCCGGCGGCTGACCGCGCAGAACTGGATGGAGGCCCGGCGGACCCTGCTCGACCCCGGGACGGGCCTGTGA